In Macadamia integrifolia cultivar HAES 741 chromosome 5, SCU_Mint_v3, whole genome shotgun sequence, a single window of DNA contains:
- the LOC122079738 gene encoding uncharacterized protein LOC122079738 isoform X1, translating into MSRPQVTITLGRSGQVVKRPGQGSEGGRSDQVRPSGGKRSIRERLGSNADNPSLYSNQSRSKRQRRESKKWSSSDDDIDDGQIGRDDLRFKLMRKNVSRGTRSDGEGHNMDLRQKLSRTEHSAMVATHSYQHMPEPKANGLVRRIPPTRSADDLHHMDSLRKSYSSWALDGLRRRSSERILVTSRGLSPPRNMDGIRPPRNMDGIRQGPPMRPVDASRPPYMGKDIVDSSRSTGPIHYMKPSVALDPAKPVARLPPPNGIMQKPSYMGEEPHTVASLLHSLGLGKYGILFQAEEVDMTALRQMGDNDLKELGIPMGPRKKILLAVKPPSKRQP; encoded by the exons ATGTCGAGGCCACAGGTCACGATAACCTTGGGGCGTAGTGGTCAG GTTGTAAAGAGGCCGGGACAGGGATCAGAGGGTGGTCGTTCTGATCAAGTTCGACCTTCCGGGGGTAAGCGATCGATAAGGGAGAGACTGGGCAGTAATGCGGACAATCCATCGCTATATAGTAACCAATCCAGAAGTAAACG ACAAAGGAGAGAAAGCAAAAAGTGGAGTTCGAGTGATGATGATATTGATG ATGGTCAGATTGGCAGAGATGACCTGAGATTTAAGTTGATGCGGAAGAACGTGTCTAGGGGCACTAGGAGTGATGGCGAAGGACATAACATGGACCTCCGTCAAAAGCTGTCTAGAACAGAACACTCTGCAATGGTGGCTACTCATTCATATCAACATATGCCTGAACCAAAGGCCAACGGCCTTGTGAGGCGTATTCCCCCGACAAGGAGTGCAGACGATTTGCACCATATGGATTCATTGAGAAAATCTTACTCATCATGGGCTTTGGATGGATTGAGACGTAGATCCTCAGAAAGGATTTTAGTGACTTCTAGGGGTCTCTCTCCGCCAAGGAATATGGATGGTATCCGTCCGCCAAGGAATATGGATGGTATCCGGCAGGGGCCACCAATGAGACCTGTTGATGCCTCAAGACCACCTTATATGGGCAAAGATATTGTTGATTCTTCCAGATCTACAGGTCCTATACATTATATGAAACCTAGTGTAGCTCTTGATCCTGCAAAACCTGTTGCACGACTCCCTCCGCCGAATGGCATCATGCAGAAGCCTTCGTATATG GGCGAGGAACCACATACTGTCGCCAGCCTTTTGCATTCACTTGGTCTGGGGAAATATGGTATCCTATTTCAGGCTGAAGAA GTGGACATGACTGCATTGAGGCAGATGGGGGACAATGACCTCAAAGAGCTGGGAATACCCATG GGTCCAAGAAAGAAGATTCTTCTTGCTGTCAAGCCGCCTTCCAAACGACAGCCTTGA
- the LOC122080144 gene encoding zinc finger AN1 domain-containing stress-associated protein 12, with the protein MAGGTEAFPDLGKHCQHEDCHQLDFLPFKCDGCRKIFCLEHRSFKSHECPKSDHKSRKVVVCKICSVSIETTGNNEEDEKVVLERHERSGDCDPSKKKKPKCPVRRCKDILTFSNTNICRICQQKVCLKHRFPADHVCKKPLATAAAPGTNKFLTALAARMSINCGASPGSVSSSSSSNASTSPPSVKAY; encoded by the exons ATGGCCGGAGGAACGGAAGCCTTTCCAGATTTGGGAAAACATTGCCAACACGAAGACTGCCATCAACTTGATTTTCTCCCATTCAAGTGCGACGGATGTCGAAAG ATATTCTGTTTGGAGCACAGATCCTTCAAGTCCCACGAGTGCCCGAAATCTGATCATAAGAGCAGGAAAGTAGTGGTCTGCAAAATCTGCTCTGTATCGATAGAGACAACGGGCAACAACGAGGAAGACGAGAAGGTGGTCTTGGAGAGACACGAGAGGTCCGGAGACTGCGACccatcaaagaagaagaaacccaagTGTCCAGTGAGACGATGCAAGGATATACTAACGTTCTCTAACACAAACATCTGCAGAATCTGCCAGCAAAAGGTGTGCCTCAAGCACCGGTTCCCCGCCGACCACGTTTGTAAAAAGCCGCTCGCTACTGCGGCCGCCCCCGGCACCAACAAGTTCTTGACTGCTCTAGCCGCCAGGATGAGCATCAATTGTGGGGCAAGTCCCGGTTCCGTTTCATCGTCTTCGTCATCCAATGCTTCTACTTCTCCCCCATCTGTAAAAGCCTATTGA
- the LOC122079738 gene encoding uncharacterized protein LOC122079738 isoform X2: MSRPQVTITLGRSGQVVKRPGQGSEGGRSDQVRPSGGKRSIRERLGSNADNPSLYSNQSRSKRQRRESKKWSSSDDDIDDGQIGRDDLRFKLMRKNVSRGTRSDGEGHNMDLRQKLSRTEHSAMVATHSYQHMPEPKANGLVRRIPPTRSADDLHHMDSLRKSYSSWALDGLRRRSSERILVTSRGLSPPRNMDGIRPPRNMDGIRQGPPMRPVDASRPPYMGKDIVDSSRSTGPIHYMKPSVALDPAKPVARLPPPNGIMQKPSYMGEEPHTVASLLHSLGLGKYGILFQAEEGPRKKILLAVKPPSKRQP; encoded by the exons ATGTCGAGGCCACAGGTCACGATAACCTTGGGGCGTAGTGGTCAG GTTGTAAAGAGGCCGGGACAGGGATCAGAGGGTGGTCGTTCTGATCAAGTTCGACCTTCCGGGGGTAAGCGATCGATAAGGGAGAGACTGGGCAGTAATGCGGACAATCCATCGCTATATAGTAACCAATCCAGAAGTAAACG ACAAAGGAGAGAAAGCAAAAAGTGGAGTTCGAGTGATGATGATATTGATG ATGGTCAGATTGGCAGAGATGACCTGAGATTTAAGTTGATGCGGAAGAACGTGTCTAGGGGCACTAGGAGTGATGGCGAAGGACATAACATGGACCTCCGTCAAAAGCTGTCTAGAACAGAACACTCTGCAATGGTGGCTACTCATTCATATCAACATATGCCTGAACCAAAGGCCAACGGCCTTGTGAGGCGTATTCCCCCGACAAGGAGTGCAGACGATTTGCACCATATGGATTCATTGAGAAAATCTTACTCATCATGGGCTTTGGATGGATTGAGACGTAGATCCTCAGAAAGGATTTTAGTGACTTCTAGGGGTCTCTCTCCGCCAAGGAATATGGATGGTATCCGTCCGCCAAGGAATATGGATGGTATCCGGCAGGGGCCACCAATGAGACCTGTTGATGCCTCAAGACCACCTTATATGGGCAAAGATATTGTTGATTCTTCCAGATCTACAGGTCCTATACATTATATGAAACCTAGTGTAGCTCTTGATCCTGCAAAACCTGTTGCACGACTCCCTCCGCCGAATGGCATCATGCAGAAGCCTTCGTATATG GGCGAGGAACCACATACTGTCGCCAGCCTTTTGCATTCACTTGGTCTGGGGAAATATGGTATCCTATTTCAGGCTGAAGAA GGTCCAAGAAAGAAGATTCTTCTTGCTGTCAAGCCGCCTTCCAAACGACAGCCTTGA